Genomic DNA from Orcinus orca chromosome 6, mOrcOrc1.1, whole genome shotgun sequence:
CCCCGCCCCCCGTCCCCCGCCGGAGCGCCCAGCCCACCGCCAACCCCTACCTGGTGCGGTGCGGCCCCCCAGTCTCCCCGCAGGGACTCTGCGCGCTCCGCCCCGTCGTCGCCACCGCCTCTTGGGGGCCGAACGCCCCGGGGCTCCTCCCCCGGCCCGCGGGGCTGCACGGGCGGCTGCAGCAGCGGCGGCTCGCCAGTCTCCAGGCCGCGGCCCTCACGCTCCGCGCCGTCCGGAGCGCCAGTGTCCCCGCCGTCGCGGCGCTTGCTGGGCGAAACCAAAGGCTCAGTCATACCCCCTGCGTCGATTTTACGCTTTCGGGGCAGCTCCGGGACGCCGAGGGGCTGCTCGGGATGCGAGGCCCCCGGCGGCGGGATCCAGAGCGGTGGCCGCGGCGGCTCCTCAGGAAAGTCGCAGAGCAGGAGCCGCTTCCAAGGCACGTGGAACGTCAGGGGCTCGGCCGCACGCCGCTTGGCCATGGGCCCCGAAGGCTCGGGCGGAGCCCGCCAGGCGCGGGAGGCCGAGCGCCGATAGCTGTGGGGGCGGAGGGCGAGGGCGGAGCGCGCAGCGCGCTAGGAAGGGCGAGGACCGAGTCCGGGCGAGGCTGCGGCTGGAAGGTGCAGAgggcggagggggcggggcggccgGTGTGGCCCAGCCCGCGCACGCTGCCCTCGCGACCGCCGAGGTGCGGCCGGACGCTGAGGAGCAACCACGAAGCGGCTGAGATTCGAACCTGCGCACAAATGTGCGCGCGCGCACTCGCACCGGCGAGGCGGAGTCTTTGGTTGGTGGAGGCTCGCGGGGCGAACTCCCGAGCGCCCCTGCGGCCGGAAGTGCGCGCCCCGGGGCGAGGCGGGAAGGCCGCGGCGGGTTGGTTAAAGGCAGAGTGGCGGTGTCCTCGGAGGGCGTGATTTTTCCTCAGGGGCGGGGATAGGGGTGTGCAAATCCCGAGCTTAAAGTGTATATGTTAATATTCCCTTCCTTGAGTCAGTGGCCGTCGGGGCGTCCCCAGGAGTTTAAAACAGAGAATTATACAAATTTAATAAATTAGTGTTAACAGGCTTTAGCGCTACGTTAAATGATTACGCAAGACACTGCTGAACGGGGGTTGGGGCTGAGGGAAATAGATAAAGCCaacatgcaaaaacaaaacaagagaaaacaaaccaACGAGCGTGTTTTGCAGTGGCTGTTGTGGAAGGTGAAGTAGGCACCACATTCCTTGATCTTTTGAATAAAAATTCACTGATGAAGTTGCAGAGAAGATGCGTCGCTCATCTAAGGGCTAATCCTGGAGCACAGACCTCTTCCGACTGAAACCTAAAATTGTTTGGCTCTTAAATTACGTGTGAAGTGCACAGAATTCCCTGCTTGCTCTGCGCGGTGATCAAAAGTGAGATTCCAAGACCTTTGTTATTTCAAACTTGTGTGTGTTGTCAAAGAAAATGAGGAGACGATAACAACATATAAGGTATTTACCTTATATTTTAATAGTTAATAAAGACAGTAACCAAGTAAAGAAGAAAGTaaggaagaaaattatatataagtGCTTTGAAGGGAGAAACTACTATGATCTTCTAGAGGAAAATAGTGCAAGGAAGATAATTGTCCTCTAAATGGTTGGTACTACCTATATATTAATTACCCCATGCCCCTATACCTCAAGGCTGTTGTGAGAAGATAGGGCAACCAGTTGTTTATTAATAAGCACAAATATAATAAGTAGGGTAATAAATAGTAGCTTTTCTGTCTgatctttccatttcctcttgTTTTCCTCTCATCCCCGcgtccccctcccctctggcaaccacccgtTTGTTCTGTGTATCTATGACTACTTAAGTTTGCTcacttgttttttagattccacatataagtaaaatgatacaatatttgtctttctctgacttacttcactttgcataatatcctctaggtccatccatattgttgcagatggcaagatttcattctttttcatagctgagtaattttccatttattttattgatatttatattatatatatatatgtatggatatatcacaatttgtttatccattcactgatgatggacatgtaggttgctttcagtttggggctattacagatAAAGCTGCTGAGAACATTTGTATGGACATAGGCTTTTTTTCTCTTGGgtgaataaatacctaggagtggaaaggCTGGATCACATAGTAAATGTGTATTTAACTTATTGGCAAACTGCCAAACtggtttccaaagtggttataccattCTACATTGCCAcgagcagtgtatgagagttctagcTCCTACACATTCTCTCCAACAGTTGGTTTAGTCAGACTTTAATGTTAGTCTTTCTAAATAAGTATCTCATGTATCCCATTGTAGTTTATCCCTTTGCAttcccctaatgactaatgatgttgagcatcttctaaGTGCTTACTTGCTATCTGTATATCGTCTTCACATTTTGACCAATTTTATTTttgccctattttattttatttttgcccaattttaaaattgggtcatttgctttcttatttttcttatttcatatttttatgcatgtaatcatatttcattcatttgtattaagTATAGCATTCCATCATATGAATCCACTTCATTGTTGATAAACGTTtcagttttttcagatttttgCAGTTACAAATAGTGTGCTATGAGCATGCTTGTTCATAATTTATAAGGCACATGTGCAAGAATGTCTCTACggagtggaattactgagttGTAGAATATGTTTAACTTCACCTGGACTAGGTAGTGCCAAAGCTTCCCAAAGTGCTTTTTACCAGTTTATCATTCTAGTAGAGGACAAGAGATGCCTTTTtgtcacatcctcaccagtaAACTGAGTATGGTCTTACCGGAGCAGTGTGatatggtatctcattgtggcctCAGTTTGTATTTCCCCAGTGAAATTGGACATCTTTTTATATCGTTTATGGACCATTCCTGGAGCAATAATCCTGGCTCTTTACTCTGCATGGTGTCTTGTTGAACAAGTTCTAAACTTAAATGTGGTTTAAATTATGTCTTTTCTTTGtctagtttttgcttttttgtcttgtttaaggCATTGGCCCTTTCACCACCACCTCTGCCTCAAGACCACCCTGCCTAATCCCAGTCTCTGCTTGGCCCAACTTGGATCTCTAGCTTTTTGTAAAAGGATTGTTAAATTCtttgccctttaaaaaaattggtttgtttttttttctgatttggaagaGCTTCTTTTATATTCTAGAAAGCAATGTTCTTATGGGTAGTAGGTgttgtaaatattataaatatttcctcccaATTTATGTCTTGTATTTTTACTCTCTGTGataccttaattttaatgtagtcaagtttatcaatgttttcttttctggtttacACATATTACATCTTGTTTAAGAAGTCCTTTCCTGTCCCAGTTCTATACAttttatggttttatatttttgcttccaCATTTAAATCTTTCATCCATGTGTAATTGATTTGTGTGTTTTTACGGTGTGAAAAAAGACTCAAGTTCATTCTCCTTTCCTGTATGGAATAACTAgttttctaacaccatatatTGAATAGTTGTCCTTTTTATCACTGTTATGCAGTACCTGCTTTGTCACAAGTCAAGTTTTCATAAATACACACAACTTTGGGGGAGCTCTCTATTCAGTTAGATTGGTCTATTTGCTATCCTGGGCCAATTCAACAGTGTCttaattaccatagctttgtaataaatCCTTGATATCTTTAGAGCAATCCTCCACATCTTGTTCTTCAGGAATATCTTGACTCTACTAGGCCCTTTGCTCTTCCATGTACAGTCATCTTGTAGCATTACATTACCCTTTGGAATCATAATTGCATTGaaactatagatcaatttggagagaactgTCATCTTTACAATATGGAGCCCATTTCCTTCTCAACGATATTTTATAGCCT
This window encodes:
- the C6H9orf40 gene encoding uncharacterized protein C9orf40 homolog gives rise to the protein MAKRRAAEPLTFHVPWKRLLLCDFPEEPPRPPLWIPPPGASHPEQPLGVPELPRKRKIDAGGMTEPLVSPSKRRDGGDTGAPDGAEREGRGLETGEPPLLQPPVQPRGPGEEPRGVRPPRGGGDDGAERAESLRGDWGAAPHQLNEEFWQYNTFQYWRNPLPPIDLADIEDVSEDNLTETTLQDKNEVVEIDMES